AGATGCGGGACAAGATCATCGGTCTCTACTCCAGCCTCATGGAAGACGAACTGGACCTTATCGTCTGAAACCTGTTTTCAAGTTTGGAGAGCTGCATGAGAAAAGCAATCCATAAAGCGCTCATGGCCTCGGCGCTGGTGGCGATGGGTGTGCCGTCGGTATTCGCCGCCAGCCCGGAGCCGGAGATCATGGGCGATGCGGCCAGTGGCATGCGCCTGTTCCTCGCCAATTGCATGATCTGCCATGGCGCCGGCGGCAAGGGTGACGGCCCCTACGCCTCTAAGCTGCCGGACAAGCCCGCGGTGTTCGCGAGCCCGACCTTCGCGGAGAGCCATACGGACGAGTCCATATACAGCGTCATCAGCAAGGGCGGGGCGGCCCACCGGCTGTCGCCTTATATGCGGGCCTGGGGCTTCCGTCTGGAGCAGCAGCAGATCGCGGACCTGACGGCCTACGTCTCCGCCATTGCCAATGGCACGTCGGTGGATATGGGCATACCCCCAAGCGGCAAGCCGGGGGAGAAGATGTATTTCGACTACTGCAGCGCCTGTCACGGCCCCGGGGGCAAGGGCGATGGAGCGCTGGCCTATACCTTGCGGGGAAGCAAGCCCAAGGATCTCACGAGTCAGGAGGTCAGCCAGCTGCCCACCCAGGTGTTGTTCCGCGCCATCAAGGTCGGCCTGGACAAGAACAACATCCCCCTGGATGCCTCCATGCCGTCTTGGGGGCGGTTCCTCAGTGACGAGCAGATTCTGGCCATTGTGGAATATATCCGCTCACTTTCGGCGCAGAAGTAGGCCATATCGCCTGGTTTTGGTGCAGGATGTCGACCGTTTTGAAAGTGCTCCGGTATTGAAGGGGGGAGGCGTGCTGACTAAGATGATTTTCTGAACCGGGTTTCTTAAACTGGGTCCAAATTCAACACCCCGTTTGCCGGGGTGATGGCCCCAAAAGGACTGAAGGTCAAATTGGAAGTGTTTTTTCTTACGGGGCGTAGGGAGGAAGGATCAAGGGATATGGGCTCGCCCAGAGGGGCGACGGAGTGCCGAAAATCCATGTGTTTGGTTGATGTAAGCGTGATGCCCGGCATCCAGAGAGTAACTGACGCGTGGTAAGACCGGCCTGACTTGGAAACTGTGGAGATTTTGCCGCGGCTTCTTCCTTCAGGCACTAAATGTTCGTTTTGGTGAGGAGGATAACTAATGAGCGATAAGGGCAAGAAAACCACCGAAGGCCAGAAGCCCGAAGCGTCCGGCAGCCGCCGACGTTTCCTGGGGGCTGCTGCGCTGGGCATGGGGGCCGGTGTCACCGGTTTCCCTTACATCAACATCAAATACGCCGGGGCCGCGCAATTCCCCGTCGTCAAATCCTGCTATCTGCCGATCACGGATGCCACACCTATCCTGATCGCGCACGAGCAGGGCTTCTTCGCCGACGAGGGCCTGGAATCGGAGCGTCCGGTATTGATCCGGGGCTGGTCACCCATCGCCGAGGCCTTCATGGCGAAGCGCTTCAACCTGACCCACCTGTTGCTGCCCATACCCATCTACATGCGCTTCGGTCTGGGCTTCCCCGTCAAGGTGGTGGCCTGGGACCACACCAATGGCTCCGCCCTCACAGTGGGTGCCAAGAGTGGCATCAACAGCCAGGCGGACCTCGGTGGCAAGCAGATCGCCGTGCCCTACTGGTATTCCATGCACAACGTCATCCAGCAGATGATCCTGGCGGAATATGG
This genomic window from Gammaproteobacteria bacterium contains:
- a CDS encoding c-type cytochrome, which codes for MRKAIHKALMASALVAMGVPSVFAASPEPEIMGDAASGMRLFLANCMICHGAGGKGDGPYASKLPDKPAVFASPTFAESHTDESIYSVISKGGAAHRLSPYMRAWGFRLEQQQIADLTAYVSAIANGTSVDMGIPPSGKPGEKMYFDYCSACHGPGGKGDGALAYTLRGSKPKDLTSQEVSQLPTQVLFRAIKVGLDKNNIPLDASMPSWGRFLSDEQILAIVEYIRSLSAQK